ATGGCGACAGCCTGCTGCTTCCGGTAACCCTCGGTGATAAGCCGCAGGAACTCCGGAATTAAGCCGAAGAATCAAAAACAGCGTTATCCACAAGGATAGCGCTGTTTCTTATTATGTTCTCCGGTTAGAAATAAACCATTTTTCCGGTATCAGCTGATTCTCGCGCCCTTAAGCAGGCTTCAGTAACCCGGAACGAATCTTTCGCGCTGACCAGGCATTGGCCTTCGCCCCGCACCTGCTTCACGAACTCAGCAAAGAAAGCGGGAGGCTGCATCAGGGGCAGTTCCTGGGTCCCAGGCTGGTCCGCGCTGATTAAGTAAACTCTGCCGCCGCGAACCTCAATAACTCCTTTGGTGCCCGCTGCGCGGACGCGGTCATCGCCGTGAGATTCAGCTGTGCTTGGTCGGAGATAATCAATATTCACTGACCCAAACACTTCATTGGTAAATTCAAAGTGGCACAGACCGGTCATTTCCATGGTGCCTAAGCCGCGGTTGTGCATGGCGGAATGATGGGCCATTACCGAAATGAAGTCCTCCCCGGCGAACCAATAGACCCAATCAATCGCGTGGCTGCCAACCCAAGGGATGGTGCCGCCGTAGCTGACGCGGTTTTTGAAAAAGTTAGGGCGGCTGCCTAAACGGTAGGACTTCTGGGCGGTTAGGAGTCTAACTTCACCGATCTTACCATCCTGCACCGCGTGCCAGGCAGTGTAAAACGCTGGATCGTAGCGCAGTCCCAGCATGGCTGCGACTTCTACTCCGGCTCGCTCGTATTCCTTTTCCAAGACCGCTAGCTCTTCCATAGTAGTAGCCAGGGGCTTTTCACCAAAGAGATGAATCTTGCGGCTTAATACTTCAAAGTTAACTTTAGCGTGATCGCCAAAATGGCAGTTAACCGCGGCAATATCCGGCTTAAGCTCATCGAGCATAACCCGGTAGTCATCATAGTATTTGGGGCTTTGGCCGCGCTTTTCCGCTTCTTTCATAAACTTAGCGGTGTTTTCCCCCTCTGAACCGGGGGCAATACCCACCACTTCAATGGTAGGATCCGCGCTCATGGCGCGGAAAACAAAGCTGGCATGACCGCTGCCGCCAATAATGCATACTCTCATTTTAACCCTTCCTTCTTATCCCCTTTTCAGCAGTACTTCCTGCTCGTATTTCTTAACTTCGTCGAGCCACTCTTCTCTAACCGGTACATTCTGCTGCAGGCAGAAGTAATCCCAGACAGCTGTCCAGGGGTAGGATTTCATTTCTTCCATGATCGCCAGGCGGGAAGTCAGATCGCCTTCAGCCTCAAACTGCTTGATTTTATC
The window above is part of the Bacillota bacterium genome. Proteins encoded here:
- a CDS encoding Gfo/Idh/MocA family oxidoreductase, which produces MRVCIIGGSGHASFVFRAMSADPTIEVVGIAPGSEGENTAKFMKEAEKRGQSPKYYDDYRVMLDELKPDIAAVNCHFGDHAKVNFEVLSRKIHLFGEKPLATTMEELAVLEKEYERAGVEVAAMLGLRYDPAFYTAWHAVQDGKIGEVRLLTAQKSYRLGSRPNFFKNRVSYGGTIPWVGSHAIDWVYWFAGEDFISVMAHHSAMHNRGLGTMEMTGLCHFEFTNEVFGSVNIDYLRPSTAESHGDDRVRAAGTKGVIEVRGGRVYLISADQPGTQELPLMQPPAFFAEFVKQVRGEGQCLVSAKDSFRVTEACLRARESADTGKMVYF